The following are encoded together in the Bradyrhizobium algeriense genome:
- a CDS encoding helix-turn-helix transcriptional regulator: MLLRRWRERRRMTQADLAHAAESSTRHLSCLETGKSQPSREMIMRLAEHLDLPLRDQNKLLLAASFAPAFQERALEELEAAKSAIDTVLSAHRPYPAFAVDRHWNVVLSNSALPQLYEGCSAELLRKPVNAMRLILHPAGMGPRIVNFAQWRVHSLSVLRQQIETGADPAIQRLHAEIAAYPVPPNSEPLAGFEATQHLATPLRIATRLGTVSFLNTVTVFGTPNDVTLAELALEMLFPADARTIEIVRSMVREQLQLDNVPSANAQLFAT, from the coding sequence ATCCTGCTTCGGCGTTGGCGCGAGCGGCGGCGCATGACGCAGGCCGACCTCGCACACGCAGCGGAGAGCTCGACCAGGCATCTGTCGTGTCTTGAGACCGGAAAGTCGCAGCCCAGCCGTGAAATGATCATGCGACTTGCCGAACACCTGGATCTCCCGCTTCGCGATCAGAACAAGCTGCTTCTCGCCGCAAGCTTCGCTCCCGCTTTCCAGGAGCGCGCGCTGGAGGAACTGGAGGCGGCAAAGAGCGCCATTGATACTGTGCTGAGCGCTCACAGGCCGTATCCGGCGTTCGCGGTCGATCGGCACTGGAACGTGGTGCTGTCGAATTCGGCGCTTCCGCAACTTTACGAAGGTTGTTCGGCGGAGCTCCTGCGCAAGCCTGTCAACGCCATGCGTCTCATCCTGCATCCAGCCGGAATGGGGCCGCGCATCGTGAATTTCGCGCAATGGCGCGTGCATTCACTGAGTGTCCTTCGCCAGCAGATCGAGACGGGGGCGGATCCGGCGATTCAGCGGTTGCATGCAGAAATAGCGGCCTATCCCGTGCCGCCCAATTCCGAACCGCTCGCCGGCTTCGAGGCTACGCAGCATCTGGCAACGCCGCTTCGTATCGCGACGCGCCTTGGCACGGTGTCGTTCCTCAATACCGTGACCGTTTTCGGCACTCCTAACGACGTGACGTTGGCCGAGCTTGCGTTGGAAATGCTCTTTCCTGCCGATGCCAGGACAATTGAGATTGTGAGAAGCATGGTGCGGGAGCAGCTCCAGCTCGACAACGTGCCCAGCGCCAACGCTCAGCTGTTCGCGACTTAG
- a CDS encoding peptide deformylase, whose protein sequence is MTIRPIVRYPDPRLALPAQPVTVFDGALRDLASDLLETMHAAPGIGITAPHIGIPLRLVVLDLDATEGARTYVNPEIIWASSETILHREGSVSMPGVNDEVSRHARVRISYQDVHGNLQTEESDGLRAVCHQHEIDQLNGLFWIRRLSRLRRERLIKRFEKMSRS, encoded by the coding sequence ATGACCATCCGCCCCATCGTTCGTTACCCCGACCCTCGGCTTGCGCTCCCGGCGCAGCCCGTCACCGTGTTTGACGGCGCGCTGCGCGACCTTGCGAGCGACCTCCTGGAGACCATGCACGCCGCGCCGGGGATCGGGATCACCGCGCCGCACATCGGCATCCCCCTGCGGCTCGTGGTGCTCGACCTCGACGCAACCGAGGGCGCGCGGACCTATGTCAATCCGGAGATCATCTGGGCATCGTCAGAGACGATCCTGCACCGGGAAGGCAGCGTCTCGATGCCAGGGGTCAACGACGAGGTAAGTCGTCATGCGCGGGTCCGGATCAGCTATCAGGACGTCCACGGCAACCTGCAGACCGAGGAATCGGACGGGCTGCGCGCGGTCTGCCACCAGCACGAGATCGATCAGCTCAACGGCCTGTTCTGGATCAGACGGCTGTCCCGCCTCAGGCGCGAGCGGCTGATCAAGCGTTTTGAAAAGATGTCGCGCAGTTGA
- a CDS encoding class I SAM-dependent methyltransferase encodes MTDIYDPQFVKTVFDRCSDRYITFSLICSFGFTERWRQQCVAAMPSPGAGGARGYDLMAGTGEVWPHLLKRFDDIGSITVVDISSGMHRRAMERLHAHRAHRIEFIEDDVLASDLPSESADFVISTFGLKTFNPEQHARLAALIARVLKPGGVFSMIEASDPKGWWLRPLYLLHLKVVLPLIERILLRGAQDFAMIGTYSTNFGNAAGIAATLRSHGLEVEFSKYFFGCATGVSGRKVGPSS; translated from the coding sequence ATGACCGACATCTACGACCCGCAATTCGTAAAGACCGTCTTCGATCGCTGTTCGGATCGGTACATCACCTTCAGCCTGATCTGCTCGTTCGGTTTCACCGAGCGCTGGCGGCAGCAATGCGTGGCGGCGATGCCGTCGCCTGGGGCCGGCGGCGCGCGCGGCTATGATCTGATGGCGGGGACCGGCGAGGTCTGGCCGCATCTGTTGAAGCGCTTTGACGATATTGGATCAATCACCGTCGTCGATATCTCCTCCGGCATGCATCGCCGCGCCATGGAGCGGCTTCACGCCCACCGCGCCCACCGGATCGAATTCATCGAGGATGACGTGCTGGCAAGCGACCTGCCGTCGGAGAGCGCGGACTTCGTCATCTCCACGTTCGGGCTGAAGACATTCAATCCCGAGCAGCATGCGCGGCTCGCCGCCCTGATCGCGCGTGTGCTCAAACCCGGCGGCGTCTTTTCCATGATCGAGGCGTCGGATCCCAAGGGCTGGTGGCTTCGTCCGCTGTACCTGCTTCATCTCAAGGTGGTTCTGCCGCTCATCGAGCGCATCCTGCTTCGCGGCGCACAGGATTTTGCGATGATCGGTACCTACAGCACCAATTTCGGCAACGCCGCTGGGATCGCGGCTACGTTGCGCAGCCACGGGCTTGAGGTGGAGTTCTCAAAATACTTCTTCGGCTGTGCGACGGGCGTTTCGGGCCGCAAGGTCGGGCCCAGCTCGTAG
- a CDS encoding amidase, translating into MSDELNWLSAREMARRFAKGELSPIDVLEATLAHLHTVNPALNAICLLDEAQGRRLAAESAERWHSGAPLGPLDGVPVAIKDTAHVAGWPTRIGSHATPAVPSTEDTPGVARLREAGAVFFCKTSTPEFGWKGITHGPLTGITRNPWDVSRTPGGSSGGSAALVAAGVVPLATGGDGGGSIRIPAAFSGVFGLKPSYGVVPNFPGPMGTLAVYGGLSRDVADSALMLNVLTRPDVRDSFAIPYRGIDYLDGLDDGVAGMRIAWSPDLGFPVADSAVVAGMQPAIDALVKAGADVQRVALDLSGAQHTLEVIWGASHAALVRDFDGAQLVALDPGLLRLVISAQNISAIQLQAAYAEMRVLSQKMQLFHGDYDLLLTPTIPITAFAAGVDTPDATRFPQWFDWTPLTWPFNLTRQPAASVPCGFVEGLPIGLQIVGPMFSEQNILRASRCVEQACATGARPSLAAGGLPRKDKQ; encoded by the coding sequence GTGTCTGACGAGTTGAACTGGCTTTCCGCCCGCGAGATGGCGCGGCGCTTCGCCAAGGGCGAGTTGTCGCCGATCGATGTGCTGGAAGCTACTCTCGCGCACCTGCACACGGTCAATCCGGCTCTCAATGCCATCTGCCTGCTGGATGAAGCGCAGGGGCGGCGTCTGGCCGCAGAGTCGGCGGAACGTTGGCACAGCGGTGCGCCGCTCGGGCCGCTCGACGGCGTGCCTGTCGCGATCAAGGATACAGCGCATGTCGCGGGCTGGCCGACGCGCATCGGCTCGCACGCGACGCCAGCTGTGCCGAGCACGGAGGATACGCCCGGTGTCGCCCGCCTGCGCGAGGCCGGCGCGGTGTTCTTCTGCAAGACATCTACGCCCGAATTCGGATGGAAGGGCATCACGCATGGCCCGCTGACCGGCATCACGCGTAATCCCTGGGATGTTTCCCGCACGCCCGGCGGCTCCAGCGGCGGTTCGGCCGCATTGGTGGCGGCAGGCGTTGTGCCGCTGGCCACCGGCGGCGATGGCGGTGGCTCGATCCGCATCCCGGCGGCGTTCAGCGGCGTGTTCGGATTGAAGCCGAGCTACGGCGTGGTGCCGAATTTTCCGGGACCGATGGGTACGCTCGCGGTCTATGGCGGCCTGTCGCGCGATGTCGCTGACAGCGCTCTGATGTTGAACGTGCTGACGCGGCCGGACGTGCGCGATTCCTTCGCCATTCCCTATCGCGGCATCGATTATCTCGATGGCCTCGACGACGGGGTGGCGGGGATGCGGATCGCATGGTCGCCCGATCTCGGCTTCCCGGTCGCCGATTCTGCCGTCGTGGCCGGCATGCAGCCGGCCATCGATGCGCTGGTGAAGGCTGGCGCTGACGTGCAGCGTGTTGCTCTCGATCTTTCCGGTGCGCAGCATACGTTGGAAGTGATCTGGGGCGCATCGCATGCCGCATTGGTGCGTGATTTCGATGGCGCGCAACTGGTGGCGCTCGATCCGGGCCTGCTGCGGCTGGTCATATCAGCCCAGAATATTTCCGCGATCCAATTGCAGGCGGCCTATGCCGAGATGCGCGTGCTGAGCCAGAAGATGCAATTGTTTCACGGGGACTATGATCTGCTGCTGACGCCGACCATTCCCATCACCGCTTTCGCGGCCGGCGTCGACACGCCCGACGCCACGCGCTTTCCCCAATGGTTCGACTGGACGCCGCTGACATGGCCGTTCAATCTCACCCGCCAGCCTGCCGCCTCGGTGCCCTGCGGTTTTGTCGAGGGGCTGCCGATCGGGTTGCAGATCGTGGGGCCGATGTTCAGCGAGCAGAACATCCTCCGCGCCAGCCGCTGCGTCGAGCAGGCCTGCGCCACCGGCGCGCGGCCGAGCCTTGCAGCGGGCGGTCTTCCTCGCAAGGACAAACAATAG
- a CDS encoding metalloregulator ArsR/SmtB family transcription factor yields MHVFEVLSDPVRRRILELLGPREMASGEVVEAIGAEFGITQAAVSQHLKVLRESGFARVRADAQRRLYSVDAAGLQAVDAWIGQFRSFWEPKLDALATEIARGKRERRNAPMTKRTGKRA; encoded by the coding sequence ATGCACGTCTTCGAAGTCCTTTCCGATCCGGTGCGCCGTCGCATCCTCGAGCTGCTGGGCCCTCGGGAAATGGCGTCCGGTGAAGTAGTAGAGGCGATCGGAGCCGAGTTCGGGATCACGCAGGCCGCCGTGTCGCAGCATCTCAAGGTGCTGCGCGAGAGCGGCTTTGCACGGGTCCGGGCGGACGCGCAAAGACGGCTTTATTCGGTGGATGCTGCGGGGCTTCAGGCGGTGGATGCATGGATCGGTCAGTTCAGGAGCTTCTGGGAACCGAAGCTCGACGCGCTGGCGACCGAGATCGCGCGAGGCAAACGGGAGCGGCGTAACGCACCAATGACCAAACGTACTGGGAAGAGAGCTTAG
- a CDS encoding SRPBCC family protein — protein MEIDVARVLGLVTRSVRNFEKDGKAASAVTLTRLYDTDVDDLWDALTSKERIPRWFLPVEGDLQLGGKYQLKGNAGGTITACTPPDHFAATWEFGGATSWIDVSLAAERDKARLTLEHTAIIEDHWNQFGPGAVGIGWDLALAGLERYLATGASVDHETAEAWMGSPDGKEFMTQSGEFWRAAHVASGVDPASAKERSDRTIAFYRGEIPLDMAHPGTGS, from the coding sequence ATGGAGATCGACGTCGCCAGGGTATTGGGGCTTGTCACGCGCTCAGTGCGCAATTTCGAGAAGGACGGGAAGGCCGCGAGCGCGGTGACGCTGACACGGCTTTACGACACTGATGTCGATGACCTCTGGGACGCATTGACCAGCAAGGAACGCATTCCGCGATGGTTTTTGCCGGTCGAGGGAGACCTCCAGTTGGGCGGAAAGTACCAGCTCAAGGGGAATGCGGGCGGGACCATCACGGCGTGTACACCGCCTGATCATTTTGCAGCGACGTGGGAATTCGGCGGTGCGACGAGCTGGATCGACGTCAGTCTGGCGGCAGAGCGCGACAAGGCGCGGCTGACGCTGGAGCACACCGCGATCATCGAGGATCATTGGAATCAGTTCGGTCCAGGCGCTGTGGGGATAGGTTGGGACCTCGCCCTTGCGGGGCTTGAGCGGTATCTTGCGACGGGGGCATCCGTCGACCATGAGACCGCCGAGGCATGGATGGGCTCTCCAGACGGCAAGGAGTTCATGACTCAAAGCGGTGAGTTTTGGCGCGCAGCGCATGTCGCGAGCGGAGTAGATCCGGCCTCGGCAAAAGAGCGGTCAGACCGGACCATCGCTTTCTATCGCGGCGAGATTCCGCTTGATATGGCGCACCCGGGCACAGGAAGCTGA
- a CDS encoding O-antigen ligase family protein: MKIGWQIPFATLVSSGSVLILLNGAIGSSGVPALTVAVIGGSVVALFLLGRFRAFEINLVDILFAAFAAVAIFSLIRMPPSPRDAALFLLALAAYPAGRLIPTDSKLGLFHRITGLVALLGTVATFFALGAQWNDPHGKPIVFGFAHAATVFTMSFGFLVLAVACYGDLRRIRLILAILVPPLVIFAASQVRFIFVALALALVAAFFVSPSDRRRPIAMILGAAIISVLIGLAVRPQTSGIFLNYIFSPARAGDTVPGRPPNPVAGECGELDNSVAIRKSLLKEAVKAVPGAGIFGGGLSSFERASCFKAYPHVTLLQTIIEFGFLGGTLVILLVAAALGGLIPADSPQVRFALTALVFVASLEMAHGGLTGAFLLFTFLGMAAAHRRVPA; this comes from the coding sequence GTGAAGATTGGCTGGCAAATCCCGTTCGCCACGCTTGTGTCGAGCGGCTCGGTCCTCATCCTCCTGAACGGCGCGATCGGCAGCAGCGGCGTGCCGGCGCTGACCGTCGCGGTCATCGGCGGTTCGGTCGTAGCACTCTTCCTGCTCGGTCGCTTCCGCGCGTTCGAGATCAACCTGGTCGACATCCTCTTCGCCGCGTTTGCCGCCGTCGCGATCTTCTCCTTGATCCGAATGCCGCCGTCGCCGCGCGATGCGGCGCTCTTCCTGCTCGCGCTTGCCGCCTACCCGGCTGGCCGCCTTATCCCGACTGACAGCAAGCTCGGCCTCTTCCATCGCATCACGGGCCTCGTTGCGCTGCTCGGCACCGTGGCAACCTTCTTCGCGCTCGGCGCGCAATGGAACGATCCGCATGGCAAGCCGATCGTCTTCGGCTTCGCGCATGCCGCGACGGTCTTCACAATGTCATTCGGCTTCCTCGTGCTTGCGGTCGCCTGCTATGGCGATCTGCGCCGCATCAGGTTGATCCTCGCGATCCTGGTGCCTCCGCTCGTGATCTTCGCCGCGTCGCAGGTGCGGTTCATCTTCGTCGCGCTCGCGCTCGCTCTTGTCGCTGCGTTCTTTGTCTCGCCATCGGACCGAAGGCGGCCGATCGCGATGATCCTCGGCGCGGCGATCATTTCGGTCCTCATCGGGCTTGCGGTTCGACCGCAGACCAGTGGCATCTTTCTAAATTACATATTCAGCCCGGCACGTGCCGGCGATACCGTGCCTGGGCGTCCACCCAATCCGGTGGCCGGCGAGTGCGGCGAACTCGACAATTCGGTCGCGATCAGGAAGTCACTCCTCAAGGAGGCGGTGAAGGCTGTCCCTGGTGCCGGAATTTTTGGCGGCGGCCTCTCCTCGTTCGAGCGTGCCTCCTGCTTCAAGGCCTACCCGCACGTCACGCTGCTGCAGACAATCATCGAGTTCGGCTTTCTCGGCGGCACGCTCGTCATTCTCCTCGTCGCTGCCGCGCTTGGCGGCCTGATCCCGGCGGACTCTCCTCAAGTCCGCTTTGCCCTGACCGCGCTGGTCTTCGTTGCCTCGCTCGAAATGGCACACGGCGGCCTGACCGGGGCATTCCTGCTGTTCACTTTCCTCGGCATGGCTGCCGCACACCGGAGGGTGCCGGCATGA
- a CDS encoding LysR family transcriptional regulator — translation MRNELNELATFAIVASERSFTRAAAKIGVSQSALSHTIRGLERRLELQLLARTTKSVAPTAAGAALLKELSPALEQIARALNKARSVRHRPAGRLRIVMSRSAAVMVLLPRLTAFAETHPDIVLDVVTVTGPVDLVAGEFDAGIQLGEYIQKDMIAVRVTQELRLAVVGSPGYFASRSIPQKPKDLNDHRCISLRLPGGPYRWEFEQGRKAVTIGVNGPLIIDDTNLVIQAALAGVGVGLAFEEQVAEYVAKRRLIRVLEDWTPPIPGFFMYYPSRQHQPAALSALVNALRLS, via the coding sequence ATGAGAAACGAACTGAACGAACTAGCTACGTTTGCAATCGTCGCCAGTGAACGAAGCTTTACACGGGCTGCGGCAAAGATTGGTGTGTCTCAGTCTGCCCTGAGCCACACGATCCGGGGACTTGAGCGGCGGCTCGAGCTGCAGCTTCTTGCTCGAACAACCAAGAGCGTCGCACCAACCGCTGCAGGGGCAGCTCTTTTGAAAGAGTTGTCTCCGGCACTTGAGCAAATTGCTCGTGCCCTCAACAAAGCCCGAAGCGTTCGGCACCGACCCGCGGGGCGCCTTCGAATTGTAATGTCCAGGTCGGCTGCCGTGATGGTATTGTTGCCGCGGCTCACGGCATTTGCTGAGACCCACCCCGACATCGTTCTTGACGTTGTTACTGTCACTGGCCCTGTAGACCTCGTTGCGGGCGAGTTCGATGCCGGTATTCAACTCGGCGAGTACATTCAAAAGGATATGATCGCGGTGCGGGTCACGCAGGAGCTGCGATTGGCGGTGGTCGGATCGCCCGGCTATTTTGCATCACGAAGCATTCCCCAGAAGCCCAAGGATCTGAATGACCATCGATGCATAAGCCTGCGTCTTCCGGGCGGTCCGTATCGGTGGGAATTCGAGCAAGGACGAAAGGCGGTTACGATCGGCGTGAACGGCCCGCTCATAATCGATGATACCAACCTGGTGATTCAGGCGGCACTCGCTGGAGTCGGCGTAGGCCTCGCATTTGAAGAGCAGGTCGCAGAGTATGTTGCGAAGCGCCGCCTTATCCGTGTGCTGGAGGACTGGACGCCGCCAATTCCCGGCTTTTTCATGTATTACCCCAGTCGCCAGCATCAGCCTGCTGCGCTGTCTGCACTCGTCAACGCGCTGCGACTCTCTTAA
- a CDS encoding nuclear transport factor 2 family protein, translated as MSKMDRRAFLSRSASVIVGATLVSTPGLMLGDRTFSHAQSPPVPNNNLMDNKLMDADARALHSLAQTYFDGAYEMDADKFASIFHPSSSVTKVGDDGNVSVTPIGMWLAAVRNMKAPKQQGLERHDQILSIDVDGELALLKLKLQIPPRYFTDMLSCLKVNGTWKIAQKVMTSKT; from the coding sequence ATGTCAAAAATGGATCGACGAGCATTTTTGAGTCGATCTGCCAGCGTGATTGTTGGAGCTACGCTCGTCAGCACTCCTGGTTTGATGCTTGGAGATCGGACTTTCAGCCATGCGCAGTCTCCTCCCGTTCCAAATAACAACCTTATGGATAACAAGCTTATGGATGCCGATGCTCGTGCCTTGCACTCTCTAGCGCAGACCTATTTCGACGGTGCCTATGAAATGGATGCTGACAAATTTGCGTCCATATTTCATCCCTCGAGTTCCGTGACCAAAGTCGGCGACGACGGCAACGTGAGCGTGACGCCGATTGGGATGTGGCTAGCAGCCGTCCGTAATATGAAAGCTCCGAAACAACAGGGCCTGGAGCGCCACGATCAGATCCTATCAATAGACGTTGATGGAGAGCTCGCGCTTTTGAAGTTGAAATTGCAAATTCCACCGCGCTACTTCACCGACATGTTGTCATGCTTAAAGGTCAACGGAACCTGGAAAATCGCTCAGAAAGTCATGACTTCGAAAACCTAA
- a CDS encoding MBL fold metallo-hydrolase, with translation MEFLSQSPNALGCASGSWKIWSLSDGHVDLPAESLRYPNNKIGRQTEPPQRDDLLVRLSVNCFLFDRSGIDRVLIDCGAGASWDPSMGHLEEAMAEAGIDTSSITIVALTHAHGDHINGLLTPDGRRAFNNLSKIVIGEDAVEGFLAEPKLAEFRPLLAPINGGDRLADHLLALAMPGHAPGHMGYLLSTGEDDILFCGDLIHVPAAQFARPELTWAYDDDESMARTTRIKLLQDAADAHTWLAGAHLGRPGLGRIIEEGQGYAFIPAA, from the coding sequence GTGGAATTTCTGTCACAAAGCCCCAATGCCCTGGGCTGCGCTTCGGGATCATGGAAGATTTGGTCACTCTCTGACGGACATGTCGACCTGCCCGCCGAATCCCTCAGATATCCCAACAACAAAATAGGTAGGCAGACCGAACCGCCTCAGCGAGACGATTTGCTGGTTCGATTGTCGGTCAACTGCTTCTTGTTCGATCGCTCTGGCATCGACCGCGTTTTGATTGATTGTGGGGCGGGTGCGAGTTGGGACCCGTCCATGGGTCACCTCGAGGAGGCGATGGCAGAGGCAGGCATCGACACGTCATCGATCACCATAGTCGCCCTCACCCATGCTCATGGCGACCACATCAATGGTCTTCTAACGCCTGACGGTCGACGAGCATTTAACAACCTGAGCAAGATCGTGATCGGGGAGGACGCCGTTGAGGGGTTTCTTGCCGAGCCAAAACTAGCGGAGTTTCGTCCACTCCTTGCTCCCATTAACGGAGGAGACCGGTTGGCCGATCATTTGCTGGCGTTGGCAATGCCTGGGCATGCTCCGGGCCATATGGGTTATCTCCTCAGCACTGGCGAGGACGATATCTTATTCTGCGGCGACCTGATCCACGTTCCTGCTGCACAGTTTGCCCGTCCCGAGCTTACCTGGGCCTATGACGATGACGAGTCCATGGCGAGGACGACCCGGATCAAGTTGCTCCAGGACGCAGCGGATGCACATACTTGGCTGGCCGGCGCTCACCTAGGTCGACCAGGCCTCGGTAGAATAATTGAGGAAGGGCAGGGATATGCGTTTATCCCGGCCGCTTAG
- a CDS encoding SDR family oxidoreductase translates to MTQSPHTSTTSDRKALAETVNSSATGKKKVLLVGATGFLGAKILRNLAHDANVAVVAMSRKGAPSNESADVEWVRGDMMDPGSLDRALQGVDVVVSSANSYMKGSLDTDFQGNKNLIEAAARANVGRFVFLSIVSCESASAVPHFHAKKVAEDLIKASGVPYVFVRAPTFLDQSSDYIAKGAKAGRFLAVGDKATRWSYVLTDDLASYLAKAATFPGSEINNQTIDVGWRDGPKSQQEIADIVSEITKRRLKVRVVPWLVLRLLARPVKLFSELGYDLIQMFLFFKKGVYVSNISQQEHFFGPAPTSRDAITRWAKVIG, encoded by the coding sequence TTGACCCAATCACCGCATACTTCGACTACCTCGGATAGGAAGGCACTTGCCGAGACCGTAAATTCAAGCGCGACGGGAAAGAAAAAGGTCTTGCTCGTCGGCGCCACAGGATTCCTCGGAGCCAAAATTCTCCGCAACCTGGCGCATGATGCGAATGTGGCCGTCGTTGCGATGTCGCGTAAGGGCGCGCCCTCAAATGAGAGCGCCGATGTCGAATGGGTGCGCGGCGACATGATGGATCCAGGGTCACTGGATCGTGCTTTGCAGGGCGTGGACGTCGTCGTCAGCTCGGCTAACAGTTACATGAAAGGAAGCCTCGACACGGACTTCCAGGGCAACAAGAATCTTATAGAGGCCGCAGCAAGAGCCAATGTTGGCCGATTTGTCTTTCTCAGCATCGTTAGCTGCGAGTCTGCGTCAGCAGTGCCGCATTTCCATGCCAAGAAAGTGGCCGAGGATCTGATCAAGGCCTCCGGGGTGCCGTACGTATTTGTCCGCGCGCCTACATTTCTCGATCAAAGCTCAGACTATATTGCGAAGGGTGCGAAAGCTGGCCGGTTCCTGGCGGTCGGCGATAAAGCCACGAGGTGGTCCTATGTGCTGACGGATGATCTTGCCTCATATCTCGCCAAAGCCGCGACATTTCCTGGTAGTGAAATCAACAACCAAACGATCGATGTCGGCTGGCGCGATGGTCCCAAGAGCCAGCAAGAGATCGCCGATATCGTCTCCGAAATTACGAAGAGACGTCTCAAGGTCCGGGTGGTGCCGTGGCTGGTTCTCCGCTTGCTCGCACGCCCGGTAAAGCTGTTTTCCGAGCTTGGGTATGATCTGATTCAGATGTTTCTGTTCTTCAAGAAGGGCGTCTATGTTTCGAACATTTCGCAACAAGAGCACTTCTTTGGACCCGCCCCTACATCCCGAGATGCGATCACACGATGGGCGAAAGTCATCGGTTAA
- a CDS encoding LysR family transcriptional regulator → MSRLNDMALFVEVARARSFRKAAEALGMPNSTLSRRISELEKAIGLRLLHRTTRKIELTEAGQIYYERSKRIVDEARLAHEQLGAMVEQPSGVLRVSLPVDFATLYLTPIIANFARHYPGITFEFDLTPRRVDLVAEPFDVAIRIGKLEDSSLIARLIGRHSRHLYASPGYIEASGEPATPADLAEHECICMPRIPTWTLHQGMNKVDVGVRGRFTLNSVGMTRALAVNHQGIALLAEKIVAEDLASGRLRRVLPEWQGSSVSIYAVTETRLIPAKTQRFIEFLSSRLMET, encoded by the coding sequence TTGAGCCGTTTGAACGACATGGCGCTGTTCGTGGAGGTGGCCAGAGCCAGGAGTTTTCGGAAGGCCGCGGAGGCTCTCGGCATGCCAAACTCCACGCTGTCGCGACGTATCAGCGAGCTGGAGAAGGCGATCGGCCTGCGACTGCTGCATCGCACGACGCGCAAGATCGAGCTCACCGAAGCCGGCCAGATCTATTATGAACGAAGCAAGCGAATCGTCGACGAGGCACGGCTCGCGCACGAACAACTCGGCGCGATGGTTGAGCAGCCGAGCGGTGTCCTGCGGGTTTCGCTCCCGGTCGACTTCGCTACGCTTTACCTCACGCCGATCATCGCCAATTTCGCGCGGCACTATCCCGGCATCACGTTCGAATTCGACCTGACCCCACGCCGCGTCGATTTGGTGGCCGAGCCGTTCGATGTGGCGATCCGCATCGGCAAACTGGAAGATTCCAGTCTGATCGCTCGCCTGATCGGGCGGCATTCGCGCCACCTCTATGCGTCTCCTGGCTATATCGAAGCGTCAGGCGAGCCCGCGACACCGGCGGACCTGGCGGAGCATGAATGCATCTGCATGCCGCGGATCCCGACCTGGACTTTGCACCAGGGGATGAACAAGGTCGATGTCGGCGTTCGCGGCCGCTTCACGCTCAACAGCGTGGGGATGACCCGCGCCCTGGCGGTCAACCACCAGGGCATCGCCCTGCTTGCCGAGAAGATCGTCGCCGAAGATCTTGCCTCTGGCCGCCTCCGGCGTGTCCTGCCCGAATGGCAGGGGTCGTCGGTCAGCATTTACGCCGTCACCGAAACTCGCCTTATTCCAGCCAAGACCCAGCGCTTCATCGAATTCCTGTCCTCCAGGCTGATGGAAACTTGA